In a single window of the Salmo trutta chromosome 21, fSalTru1.1, whole genome shotgun sequence genome:
- the eif4g1a gene encoding eukaryotic translation initiation factor 4 gamma 1 isoform X5, whose amino-acid sequence MNKPPQPITGPTSVPHPSPSPGLTQAAYAPGQPPSLVFATPPPQQMNSSPQPRQPYYANRATMPTSAPRVQTSSGPRPVGPTHVYQPGSQMMMIPGQQLSFAGSPQGYFIPPGQYRAPYMPPSPQYPVTSGTAGFYPGTSPAEYSTYEPSLAARERRGGGGRGGGRENGRLSLHGAPLTSQRYPAGAYYPAQPQYSHTPPVQTAPVMISPAQPQQQALPPQPPPSQPPAPKRERIAIRIRDPNQGGRDITEEIMSGGRATSTPPSQSSTTEGEGPSQTNGEVTKPVTMMTRTDDIMEPAVSKAMAAVTRPPALVTPEPATAPAEAKQEKDSQAAPPTEQVVSQSAVLTAEGKAEEAIPPEEDQAPPTSPSPPAAPTSPPPAEVQTPPPITTIAQVSDTVDAGVTLAGKAVTPEAPPIEEEPSAAPAAVEKPPALVAEKEEAENKKEEEVVVEEEKVEKVKEEHVLTTKPEVVAPVTVAVAEEHTKPAPRPLTPVAKATIKHSAPAVKPVVSMEAPTKTESVVEPTATKQETAAAVPASAPVPAVTPSVPEAEPAMAQKSEAQTPLSNGLPQEYPDEVDAPVPAQERTAMPNTEPAAPTPQETATPAAAAVAEEGEKEEKEEDAATVPLASSPSEDTSMQAAVSVPKKKRNMKELNKKEAIGDMLDAFKEEKEAAAAPEPLSTPAEPSPVAPPPLATADAPDETWEEKEDKQNADTPPLKPGDLKYQYKGEQWKPIDPEDKKRYDREFLLGFRYIGASMNKPEGLPLICDVVLDKANKTPMRPAEPGRNMMNAGPDFTPAFMGNLGRQSSGGGGGGPRGPGRDHMGPPGPRRSQQGQRKEPRKIIISSSLGGDVELNKAEKAWKPAVKMAGSRGTGPEEEESDDPEQAKTQELFKRVRSILNKLTPQMFQQLMKQVTELTIDTEERLKGVIDLIFEKAISEPNFSVAYANMCRCLMGLKVPTTDKPGVTVNFRKLLLNRCQKEFEKDQDDDVIFEAKQKEMEAAKEEEKAGLKAELEEAKDKARRRSLGNIKFIGELFKLKMLTEAIMHDCIVKLLKNHDEESLECLCRLLSTIGKDLDFEKAKPRMDQYFAQMDKIIKEKKTSSRIRFMLQDVIDLRRSGWVPRRGEQGPKTIDQIHKDAEREEQMQLVKVQQQLMSRNDSGGGGGGGGGGGRGGGGGGSSGGGGGRDGRGGDRDRGGRDQGGRGGQHGGQGARGSQPQDEGWNTVPISTKNRPIDTSRLSKITKPGALDFNNQLLAPQLGGKGMWGSWGKGSSGGTTGAKPAAGAEPAAETGRPATGNRFSALQQSAPPASSSDADRRVPQRSSSSRDRGGDRDRFDRFERRDGSRDARPPVTKRSFSRETEERRSDSRTPTEPPVRRVASMSDDRNRGSRDRGGSGSRDRAPSKEAVVKRETNPTPPPAAPAKPAMTEEELDKKSSAIIEEYLHLNDMKEALQCVAELNSAPLLFVFVRNGLEDTLERSAIARERMGLLLHQLLKAGTLPTTQYYKGLQEILEVAEDMAIDIPHIWQYLAELITPMLHDGGIPMGQLFREISKPLVPLGKAGLLLVQILNLLCKGMTHKKVGGLWTEAGLNWRDFLPEDEDVNKFVTEQKIEFTLGEESDETNQKKPMSGEELSKHLDRLIQDKANNQRIRDWVEANLDQQQAAANQFVRALMTSICQSAVICENPYKVDVEQITQRAKLLQRYLSDEHRELQALYALQALMVHMEQPANLLRMFFDALYDEDVIKEEAFYRWESSKDPAEQTGKGVALKSVTAFFTWLREAEEESDKD is encoded by the exons ATGAACAAACCACCGCAGCCTATAACGGGACCCACCTCTGTCccacacccctccccctcccctggaCTGACACAG GCTGCCTATGCCCCAGGACAGCCCCCTTCTCTCGTCTTCGCCACCCCACCACCTCAACAAATGAACTCTTCACCGCAACCACGACAG ccCTACTATGCCAACAGGGCTACCATGCCCACCAGTGCCCCCCGGGTCCAGACCAGCAGCGGGCCTCGTCCGGTGGGTCCCACCCACGTCTACCAGCCCGGCTCCCAGATGATGATGATCCCTGGGCAGCAGCTGTCCTTTGCTGGCTCCCCTCAGGGCTACTTCATCCCCCCTGGACAG tacCGGGCTCCCTACATGCCACCCAGTCCACAATACCCGGTGACCAGCGGCACGGCAGGCTTCTACCCAGGAACCAGCCCGGCTGAATACTCCACCTATG AGCCCTCTCTGGCTGCGAGGGAAAggcgggggggtggggggagagggggcGGGCGAGAGAACGGGCGTCTCTCTCTCCACGGCGCTCCTCTCACCTCCCAGCGCTACCCCg CAGGTGCCTACTACCCGGCCCAGCCCCAGTACAGCCACACACCCCCTGTCCAAACGGCGCCTGTCATGATAAGCCCCGCCCAGCCCCAGCAACAGGCCCTGCCCCCTCAGCCGCCGCCGAGCCAACCACCGGCACCCAAGAGGGAGCGCATAGCG ATCAGAATACGAGACCCCAACCAGGGGGGCCGCGATATCACAGAGGAGATCATGTCCGGGGGAAGGGCCACCTCCACCCCCCCATCACAG TCCTCCACCACAGAGGGAGAAGGTCCTTCCCAGACCAACGGAGAAGTTACAAAGCCCGTCACCATGATGACGAGAACAG ATGACATCATGGAACCTGCGGTTTCCAAAGCGATGGCCGCCGTGACACGGCCTCCTGCGTTGGTGACCCCAGAGCCTGCCACCGCCCCAGCTGAGGCCAAACAGGAAAAAGATAGCCAGGCAGCCCCACCTACCGAACAGGTCGTCAGCCAATCGGCTGTCCTCACGGCTGAGGGGAAGGCCGAGGAGGCCATTCCACCAGAGGAAGACCAGGCCCctcccacctccccctcccccccggcAGCTCCTACCTCCCCTCCCCCTGCAGAGGTGCAGACACCACCCCCCATCACCACCATCGCTCAGGTCAGCGACACGGTGGATGCCGGTGTGACCCTGGCGGGAAAGGCAGTGACTCCTGAAGCTCCTCCCATTGAGGAAGAGCCTTCGGCCGCCCCAGCAGCCGTCGAGAAACCTCCTGCCCTGGTAGCGGagaaagaggaggcagagaaTAAAAAGGAAGAAgaagtggtggtggaggaggagaaggtagaGAAGGTAAAGGAGGAGCATGTGCTTACCACCAAGCCAGAGGTAGTGGCGCCTGTTACGGTGGCGGTCGCTGAAGAACACACTAAACCCGCTCCACGACCTTTGACCCCCGTCGCAAAGGCAACGATCAAACACTCCGCCCCGGCCGTGAAGCCGGTGGTGTCTATGGAAGCTCCCACTAAAACTGAGAGTGTGGTTGAGCCGACAGCGACGAAACAGGAAACTGCTGCTGCTGTGCCCGCGTCTGCCCCCGTTCCTGCCGTCACTCCCTCTGTCCCGGAGGCGGAGCCCGCCATGGCCCAGAAGAGCGAGGCGCAGACGCCCCTGTCCAACGGCCTCCCCCAGGAATACCCCGACGAGGTAGACGCCCCCGTGCCCGCACAAGAGCGGACTGCAATGCCCAACACAGAGCCTGCCGCTCCCACACCTCAGGAAACTGCTACCCCTGCAGCTGCTGCCGTggcagaggagggggagaaggaggagaaagaggaggatgcagccACAGTGCCCTTGGCCAGTAGCCCTTCAGAGGACACGTCTATGCAAG CTGCTGTGTCTGTGCCAAAGAAGAAGAGGAACATGAAGGAGCTGAACAAGAAGGAAGCCATTGGAGACATGCTGGATGCCTTCAAAGAG GAGAAGGAGGCGGCGGCTGCCCCCGAGCCCTTGTCCACTCCGGCGGAGCCCAGCCCTGTGGCCCCTCCCCCTTTGGCGACCGCCGACGCGCCAGACGAGAcgtgggaggagaaggaggacaaGCAGAACGCCGACACGCCCCCGCTCAAACCAGGCGACCTCAAGTACCAGTACAAAGGAG AGCAGTGGAAGCCTATCGACCCGGAGGACAAGAAGAGGTACGACAGGGAGTTCCTGCTGGGCTTCCGGTACATTGGTGCCAGCATGAACAAGCCCGAGGGCCTGCCTCTTATCTGCGATGTGGTGTTGGATAAG gccAATAAGACCCCCATGCGCCCAGCGGAGCCGGGTCGCAACATGATGAACGCCGGGCCAGACTTCACCCCCGCCTTCATGGGTAACCTGGGCAGACAGTCCTCcggaggtgggggagggggacCACGGGGCCCTGGAAGGGACCATATGGGA cccccagGACCCCGTCGCTCCCAGCAGGGCCAACGCAAGGAGCCCCGCAAGATCATCATCTCCTCATCGCTAGGCGGTGACGTGGAGCTCAACAAGGCAGAGAAAGCCTGGAAGCCCGCGGTGAAGATGGCGGGGAGCCGCGGGACCGGCCccgaggaggaggagagcgacGACCCGGAGCAGGCCAAGACCCAGGAGCTGTTCAAGAGGGTCCGCTCCATCCTCAACAAGCTGACCCCTCAGATGTTCCAGCAGCTGATGAAGCAGGTCACAGAGCTGACCATCGACACGGAGGAGCGGCTGAAGGGAGTGATCGACCTGATCTTTGAGAAGGCCATCTCTGAACCCAACTTCTCCGTGGCCTACGCCAACATGTGCCGCTGCCTTATGGGG TTGAAAGTgcccaccacagacaagccgGGAGTGACTGTGAACTTCCGGAAGCTGCTGCTGAACCGCTGTCAGAAGGAGTTTGAGAAGGACCAGGACGACGACGTGATCTTTGAGGCCAAACAGAAGGAGATGGAGGCCGCCAAAGAG GAGGAGAAAGCCGGTCTGAAGGCGGAGCTGGAGGAGGCGAAGGACAAGGCGCGCCGGCGGTCACTGGGCAACATCAAGTTCATCGGCGAGCTGTTCAAGCTGAAGATGCTGACGGAGGCCATCATGCACGACTGCATCGTCAAGCTGCTGAAGAACCACGACGAGGAGTCGCTGGAGTGCCTCTGTAGACTGCTGTCCACCATCGGCAAGGACCTGGACTTTGAGAAGGCCAAG CCCCGTATGGACCAGTACTTTGCCCAGATGGACAAGATCATCAAGGAGAAGAAGACCTCGTCCAGGATCCGCTTCATGCTGCAGGACGTCATCGACCTCAGACGG agTGGCTGGGTGCCCCGGCGAGGGGAGCAAGGCCCGAAGACCATAGACCAGATCCACAAGGACGCTGAGCGAGAGGAGCAAATGCAGCTGGTCAAGGTCCAGCAGCAGCTTATGTCAAGGAATgacagtggtggaggaggaggaggaggtggtggtggtggaagaggaggaggaggaggtggtagtagtggtggtggaggaggaagagacgggagggGGGGAGACCGAGACAGAGGAGGAAGGGATCAGGGGGGCCGTGGGGGCCAGCACGGCGGCCAGGGGGCCAGgggcagccagccccaggacgaAGGCTGGAACACAGTGCCCATCTCCACCAAGAACAGACCCATCGATACCAGCCGGCTCAGCAAGATCACCAAG CCTGGTGCTCTGGACTTCAACAACCAGCTCCTTGCGCCCCAGCTCGGGGGTAAGGGCATGTGGGGCAGCTGGGGCAAGGGCAGCAGTGGAGGCACCACAGGGGCCAAGCCTGCCGCTGGAGCTGAACCAG CAGCGGAGACTGGCCGTCCGGCCACCGGCAACCGTTTCTCTGCCCTGCAGCAGTCTGCTCCACCAGCGTCGTCCTCAGACGCTGACCGCAGGGTACCCCAGAG GTCCAGCTCCAGTCGTGACCGCGGCGGGGACCGGGACAGGTTCGACCGCTTCGAGCGGCGCGACGGCAGCCGTGACGCCCGCCCACCTGTCACCAAGCGCAGCTTCAGCCGCGAGACGGAGGAGCGTAGGAGCGATAGTCGCACCCCTACAGAACCCCCCGTCCGGCGCGTAGCCAGCATGTCTGATGACCGGAACCGAGGTAGCCGAGACCGAGGAGGCAGCGGTAGCCGGGACAGGGCTCCAAGCAAGGAGGCTGTTG TGAAGCGTGAGACaaaccccacccctccccccgcCGCTCCGGCCAAACCGGCCATGACGGAGGAGGAGCTGGATAAGAAGTCCAGCGCCATCATCGAGGAGTACCTCCACCTCAACGACATGAAG GAGGCGCTGCAGTGTGTAGCGGAGCTGAACAGCGCCCCGCTGCTCTTTGTGTTTGTGCGGAACGGCCTGGAGGACACTCTGGAGCGCAGCGCCATCGCCAGGGAACGTATGGGCCTGCTGCTGCATCAGCTCCTCAAGGCTGGCACCCTGCCCACAACACAGTACTACAAGgg GCTCCAGGAGATCCTGGAGGTGGCTGAGGATATGGCCATAGACATCCCCCACATCTGGCAATACCTGGCTGAGCTCATCACCCCCATGCTCCATGACGGAGGCATCCCCATGGGACAGCTCTTCAG GGAGATCTCCAAGCCCCTGGTTCCCCTGGGTAAGGCTGGTCTGCTGTTGGTGCAGATTCTCAACTTACTCTGCAAAGGAATG ACCCATAAGAAGGTGGGTGGTCTGTGGACGGAAGCAGGACTCAACTGGAGAGACTTCCTGCCAGAGGATGAGGACGTCAATAAGTTTGTGACTGAACAG AAAATTGAGTTTACCCTGGGGGAGGAGTCGGATGAGACCAATCAGAAGAAGCCCATGAGCGGGGAGGAGCTTAGCAAACATCTGGACAGACTGATCCAGGACAAGGCTAACAACCAGCGCATCAGAGACTGggtcgag GCCAACCTGGACCAACAGCAGGCGGCTGCCAACCAGTTTGTGCGCGCTCTGATGACCTCTATTTGCCAGTCAGCTGTTATAT
- the eif4g1a gene encoding eukaryotic translation initiation factor 4 gamma 1 isoform X2, whose translation MNKPPQPITGPTSVPHPSPSPGLTQAAYAPGQPPSLVFATPPPQQMNSSPQPRQFAAGPRALHQQGGYRALQPYYANRATMPTSAPRVQTSSGPRPVGPTHVYQPGSQMMMIPGQQLSFAGSPQGYFIPPGQYRAPYMPPSPQYPVTSGTAGFYPGTSPAEYSTYEPSLAARERRGGGGRGGGRENGRLSLHGAPLTSQRYPGAYYPAQPQYSHTPPVQTAPVMISPAQPQQQALPPQPPPSQPPAPKRERIAIRIRDPNQGGRDITEEIMSGGRATSTPPSQSSTTEGEGPSQTNGEVTKPVTMMTRTDDIMEPAVSKAMAAVTRPPALVTPEPATAPAEAKQEKDSQAAPPTEQVVSQSAVLTAEGKAEEAIPPEEDQAPPTSPSPPAAPTSPPPAEVQTPPPITTIAQVSDTVDAGVTLAGKAVTPEAPPIEEEPSAAPAAVEKPPALVAEKEEAENKKEEEVVVEEEKVEKVKEEHVLTTKPEVVAPVTVAVAEEHTKPAPRPLTPVAKATIKHSAPAVKPVVSMEAPTKTESVVEPTATKQETAAAVPASAPVPAVTPSVPEAEPAMAQKSEAQTPLSNGLPQEYPDEVDAPVPAQERTAMPNTEPAAPTPQETATPAAAAVAEEGEKEEKEEDAATVPLASSPSEDTSMQAAVSVPKKKRNMKELNKKEAIGDMLDAFKEEKEAAAAPEPLSTPAEPSPVAPPPLATADAPDETWEEKEDKQNADTPPLKPGDLKYQYKGEQWKPIDPEDKKRYDREFLLGFRYIGASMNKPEGLPLICDVVLDKANKTPMRPAEPGRNMMNAGPDFTPAFMGNLGRQSSGGGGGGPRGPGRDHMGPPGPRRSQQGQRKEPRKIIISSSLGGDVELNKAEKAWKPAVKMAGSRGTGPEEEESDDPEQAKTQELFKRVRSILNKLTPQMFQQLMKQVTELTIDTEERLKGVIDLIFEKAISEPNFSVAYANMCRCLMGLKVPTTDKPGVTVNFRKLLLNRCQKEFEKDQDDDVIFEAKQKEMEAAKEEEKAGLKAELEEAKDKARRRSLGNIKFIGELFKLKMLTEAIMHDCIVKLLKNHDEESLECLCRLLSTIGKDLDFEKAKPRMDQYFAQMDKIIKEKKTSSRIRFMLQDVIDLRRSGWVPRRGEQGPKTIDQIHKDAEREEQMQLVKVQQQLMSRNDSGGGGGGGGGGGRGGGGGGSSGGGGGRDGRGGDRDRGGRDQGGRGGQHGGQGARGSQPQDEGWNTVPISTKNRPIDTSRLSKITKPGALDFNNQLLAPQLGGKGMWGSWGKGSSGGTTGAKPAAGAEPAAETGRPATGNRFSALQQSAPPASSSDADRRVPQRSSSSRDRGGDRDRFDRFERRDGSRDARPPVTKRSFSRETEERRSDSRTPTEPPVRRVASMSDDRNRGSRDRGGSGSRDRAPSKEAVVKRETNPTPPPAAPAKPAMTEEELDKKSSAIIEEYLHLNDMKEALQCVAELNSAPLLFVFVRNGLEDTLERSAIARERMGLLLHQLLKAGTLPTTQYYKGLQEILEVAEDMAIDIPHIWQYLAELITPMLHDGGIPMGQLFREISKPLVPLGKAGLLLVQILNLLCKGMTHKKVGGLWTEAGLNWRDFLPEDEDVNKFVTEQKIEFTLGEESDETNQKKPMSGEELSKHLDRLIQDKANNQRIRDWVEANLDQQQAAANQFVRALMTSICQSAVICENPYKVDVEQITQRAKLLQRYLSDEHRELQALYALQALMVHMEQPANLLRMFFDALYDEDVIKEEAFYRWESSKDPAEQTGKGVALKSVTAFFTWLREAEEESDKD comes from the exons ATGAACAAACCACCGCAGCCTATAACGGGACCCACCTCTGTCccacacccctccccctcccctggaCTGACACAG GCTGCCTATGCCCCAGGACAGCCCCCTTCTCTCGTCTTCGCCACCCCACCACCTCAACAAATGAACTCTTCACCGCAACCACGACAG TTCGCCGCAGGGCCTCGTGCTTTACACCAACAG GGCGGATACAGGGCACTGCAG ccCTACTATGCCAACAGGGCTACCATGCCCACCAGTGCCCCCCGGGTCCAGACCAGCAGCGGGCCTCGTCCGGTGGGTCCCACCCACGTCTACCAGCCCGGCTCCCAGATGATGATGATCCCTGGGCAGCAGCTGTCCTTTGCTGGCTCCCCTCAGGGCTACTTCATCCCCCCTGGACAG tacCGGGCTCCCTACATGCCACCCAGTCCACAATACCCGGTGACCAGCGGCACGGCAGGCTTCTACCCAGGAACCAGCCCGGCTGAATACTCCACCTATG AGCCCTCTCTGGCTGCGAGGGAAAggcgggggggtggggggagagggggcGGGCGAGAGAACGGGCGTCTCTCTCTCCACGGCGCTCCTCTCACCTCCCAGCGCTACCCCg GTGCCTACTACCCGGCCCAGCCCCAGTACAGCCACACACCCCCTGTCCAAACGGCGCCTGTCATGATAAGCCCCGCCCAGCCCCAGCAACAGGCCCTGCCCCCTCAGCCGCCGCCGAGCCAACCACCGGCACCCAAGAGGGAGCGCATAGCG ATCAGAATACGAGACCCCAACCAGGGGGGCCGCGATATCACAGAGGAGATCATGTCCGGGGGAAGGGCCACCTCCACCCCCCCATCACAG TCCTCCACCACAGAGGGAGAAGGTCCTTCCCAGACCAACGGAGAAGTTACAAAGCCCGTCACCATGATGACGAGAACAG ATGACATCATGGAACCTGCGGTTTCCAAAGCGATGGCCGCCGTGACACGGCCTCCTGCGTTGGTGACCCCAGAGCCTGCCACCGCCCCAGCTGAGGCCAAACAGGAAAAAGATAGCCAGGCAGCCCCACCTACCGAACAGGTCGTCAGCCAATCGGCTGTCCTCACGGCTGAGGGGAAGGCCGAGGAGGCCATTCCACCAGAGGAAGACCAGGCCCctcccacctccccctcccccccggcAGCTCCTACCTCCCCTCCCCCTGCAGAGGTGCAGACACCACCCCCCATCACCACCATCGCTCAGGTCAGCGACACGGTGGATGCCGGTGTGACCCTGGCGGGAAAGGCAGTGACTCCTGAAGCTCCTCCCATTGAGGAAGAGCCTTCGGCCGCCCCAGCAGCCGTCGAGAAACCTCCTGCCCTGGTAGCGGagaaagaggaggcagagaaTAAAAAGGAAGAAgaagtggtggtggaggaggagaaggtagaGAAGGTAAAGGAGGAGCATGTGCTTACCACCAAGCCAGAGGTAGTGGCGCCTGTTACGGTGGCGGTCGCTGAAGAACACACTAAACCCGCTCCACGACCTTTGACCCCCGTCGCAAAGGCAACGATCAAACACTCCGCCCCGGCCGTGAAGCCGGTGGTGTCTATGGAAGCTCCCACTAAAACTGAGAGTGTGGTTGAGCCGACAGCGACGAAACAGGAAACTGCTGCTGCTGTGCCCGCGTCTGCCCCCGTTCCTGCCGTCACTCCCTCTGTCCCGGAGGCGGAGCCCGCCATGGCCCAGAAGAGCGAGGCGCAGACGCCCCTGTCCAACGGCCTCCCCCAGGAATACCCCGACGAGGTAGACGCCCCCGTGCCCGCACAAGAGCGGACTGCAATGCCCAACACAGAGCCTGCCGCTCCCACACCTCAGGAAACTGCTACCCCTGCAGCTGCTGCCGTggcagaggagggggagaaggaggagaaagaggaggatgcagccACAGTGCCCTTGGCCAGTAGCCCTTCAGAGGACACGTCTATGCAAG CTGCTGTGTCTGTGCCAAAGAAGAAGAGGAACATGAAGGAGCTGAACAAGAAGGAAGCCATTGGAGACATGCTGGATGCCTTCAAAGAG GAGAAGGAGGCGGCGGCTGCCCCCGAGCCCTTGTCCACTCCGGCGGAGCCCAGCCCTGTGGCCCCTCCCCCTTTGGCGACCGCCGACGCGCCAGACGAGAcgtgggaggagaaggaggacaaGCAGAACGCCGACACGCCCCCGCTCAAACCAGGCGACCTCAAGTACCAGTACAAAGGAG AGCAGTGGAAGCCTATCGACCCGGAGGACAAGAAGAGGTACGACAGGGAGTTCCTGCTGGGCTTCCGGTACATTGGTGCCAGCATGAACAAGCCCGAGGGCCTGCCTCTTATCTGCGATGTGGTGTTGGATAAG gccAATAAGACCCCCATGCGCCCAGCGGAGCCGGGTCGCAACATGATGAACGCCGGGCCAGACTTCACCCCCGCCTTCATGGGTAACCTGGGCAGACAGTCCTCcggaggtgggggagggggacCACGGGGCCCTGGAAGGGACCATATGGGA cccccagGACCCCGTCGCTCCCAGCAGGGCCAACGCAAGGAGCCCCGCAAGATCATCATCTCCTCATCGCTAGGCGGTGACGTGGAGCTCAACAAGGCAGAGAAAGCCTGGAAGCCCGCGGTGAAGATGGCGGGGAGCCGCGGGACCGGCCccgaggaggaggagagcgacGACCCGGAGCAGGCCAAGACCCAGGAGCTGTTCAAGAGGGTCCGCTCCATCCTCAACAAGCTGACCCCTCAGATGTTCCAGCAGCTGATGAAGCAGGTCACAGAGCTGACCATCGACACGGAGGAGCGGCTGAAGGGAGTGATCGACCTGATCTTTGAGAAGGCCATCTCTGAACCCAACTTCTCCGTGGCCTACGCCAACATGTGCCGCTGCCTTATGGGG TTGAAAGTgcccaccacagacaagccgGGAGTGACTGTGAACTTCCGGAAGCTGCTGCTGAACCGCTGTCAGAAGGAGTTTGAGAAGGACCAGGACGACGACGTGATCTTTGAGGCCAAACAGAAGGAGATGGAGGCCGCCAAAGAG GAGGAGAAAGCCGGTCTGAAGGCGGAGCTGGAGGAGGCGAAGGACAAGGCGCGCCGGCGGTCACTGGGCAACATCAAGTTCATCGGCGAGCTGTTCAAGCTGAAGATGCTGACGGAGGCCATCATGCACGACTGCATCGTCAAGCTGCTGAAGAACCACGACGAGGAGTCGCTGGAGTGCCTCTGTAGACTGCTGTCCACCATCGGCAAGGACCTGGACTTTGAGAAGGCCAAG CCCCGTATGGACCAGTACTTTGCCCAGATGGACAAGATCATCAAGGAGAAGAAGACCTCGTCCAGGATCCGCTTCATGCTGCAGGACGTCATCGACCTCAGACGG agTGGCTGGGTGCCCCGGCGAGGGGAGCAAGGCCCGAAGACCATAGACCAGATCCACAAGGACGCTGAGCGAGAGGAGCAAATGCAGCTGGTCAAGGTCCAGCAGCAGCTTATGTCAAGGAATgacagtggtggaggaggaggaggaggtggtggtggtggaagaggaggaggaggaggtggtagtagtggtggtggaggaggaagagacgggagggGGGGAGACCGAGACAGAGGAGGAAGGGATCAGGGGGGCCGTGGGGGCCAGCACGGCGGCCAGGGGGCCAGgggcagccagccccaggacgaAGGCTGGAACACAGTGCCCATCTCCACCAAGAACAGACCCATCGATACCAGCCGGCTCAGCAAGATCACCAAG CCTGGTGCTCTGGACTTCAACAACCAGCTCCTTGCGCCCCAGCTCGGGGGTAAGGGCATGTGGGGCAGCTGGGGCAAGGGCAGCAGTGGAGGCACCACAGGGGCCAAGCCTGCCGCTGGAGCTGAACCAG CAGCGGAGACTGGCCGTCCGGCCACCGGCAACCGTTTCTCTGCCCTGCAGCAGTCTGCTCCACCAGCGTCGTCCTCAGACGCTGACCGCAGGGTACCCCAGAG GTCCAGCTCCAGTCGTGACCGCGGCGGGGACCGGGACAGGTTCGACCGCTTCGAGCGGCGCGACGGCAGCCGTGACGCCCGCCCACCTGTCACCAAGCGCAGCTTCAGCCGCGAGACGGAGGAGCGTAGGAGCGATAGTCGCACCCCTACAGAACCCCCCGTCCGGCGCGTAGCCAGCATGTCTGATGACCGGAACCGAGGTAGCCGAGACCGAGGAGGCAGCGGTAGCCGGGACAGGGCTCCAAGCAAGGAGGCTGTTG TGAAGCGTGAGACaaaccccacccctccccccgcCGCTCCGGCCAAACCGGCCATGACGGAGGAGGAGCTGGATAAGAAGTCCAGCGCCATCATCGAGGAGTACCTCCACCTCAACGACATGAAG GAGGCGCTGCAGTGTGTAGCGGAGCTGAACAGCGCCCCGCTGCTCTTTGTGTTTGTGCGGAACGGCCTGGAGGACACTCTGGAGCGCAGCGCCATCGCCAGGGAACGTATGGGCCTGCTGCTGCATCAGCTCCTCAAGGCTGGCACCCTGCCCACAACACAGTACTACAAGgg GCTCCAGGAGATCCTGGAGGTGGCTGAGGATATGGCCATAGACATCCCCCACATCTGGCAATACCTGGCTGAGCTCATCACCCCCATGCTCCATGACGGAGGCATCCCCATGGGACAGCTCTTCAG GGAGATCTCCAAGCCCCTGGTTCCCCTGGGTAAGGCTGGTCTGCTGTTGGTGCAGATTCTCAACTTACTCTGCAAAGGAATG ACCCATAAGAAGGTGGGTGGTCTGTGGACGGAAGCAGGACTCAACTGGAGAGACTTCCTGCCAGAGGATGAGGACGTCAATAAGTTTGTGACTGAACAG AAAATTGAGTTTACCCTGGGGGAGGAGTCGGATGAGACCAATCAGAAGAAGCCCATGAGCGGGGAGGAGCTTAGCAAACATCTGGACAGACTGATCCAGGACAAGGCTAACAACCAGCGCATCAGAGACTGggtcgag GCCAACCTGGACCAACAGCAGGCGGCTGCCAACCAGTTTGTGCGCGCTCTGATGACCTCTATTTGCCAGTCAGCTGTTATAT